The genomic interval tatatatatatatatatatttatatatatattttttttctttgatgaataaaatgttgcaaagaacagcatttattcaaaatataatttttttctaacaaaaacctatcactttttatcaatttcacacttccttgctgaataaaagtggggttttttttcaaagaaagaaaaaaaaatactgaactCAAACTTTCagtggtagtttatattgttacaaaatatttccattttaaataaatgttttatcgataaaagaatcctgaaaaaaagtacattgtaCAATACAACTGgctcaacactgataataaatcagcatattagaatgatttctgaatgatcatgtgacactgaagactggagtaaggatgctgaaaattcacatttgcatttctgttttaaagtgtattaaaatagaaaaccacagttttgaatttaaataaaatttcacaatattaccgattttttctgtatttttcatcaaatgaaCTCAACCTGAATGAGTAGAAAAGACCTttgaaaagcattaaaacatatatatgatgACTTTATCCACTCcccttttttataaatataaaaggcTTTTTCtacttgtaaataaattaattaataaaaaaaattgaaaagcaCATTATCAACTTTATTATGAAAAAACTTAACGCAAAATATGTGCCAATAACtgctattaaaatgaaattattaatttgatcaaataatgaattaatttaacattGGCGATCCATATTAATGTAGGTctacttttgttgttgttttagcgGTGAGTGATTCTCCATAAAGGTGCGCTGACAGACTTACAGTAATATCAGAAGTTTGTAGTGAAGCCCCGGGGACTTTACTGTGGCCACGTGACTTGACATCCGTTCAGAGACGCGAGTAAAAGCCGGAGGAGCGTCATTCTCAGCAGCAGAGATGTCAGCACACACACTGAAGATGACAGCATCTGTACAATACTTAAGAAAACTGCTGGGGAAAAGCAGCTGTGCGACAAACAACCTGTTGAACACTGGACACAAAACACAGAAGAACACTACTGATTATAAAACAATCAGGAACAAAGATGGAAAAAGTCATAAAAGAAACGTAAgtgacttattttttttatttgctttatttctgACATTTCTTCATTATGTTTAATATGATTTGATATTTGTCTAGTATTTGATGTATAATATTTAGTACgctataaataataaacaatatgtgaccctggacaacaaaaccagtcataagtagcatatttgtagcaatagccaaaaatacattgtatgggttaaaatgattgatttttcttatatgccaaaaatcattaggatattaagaaatattttgtaagtttcctaccttaaatatatcaaaactaataTACATTACTAACAACTCcatttggacaattttttttttcaagattttctcaatatttagatttttatgcaccctcagattccatattttttaaatagttgccaaatattgtcctaccctaacaaaccatacatcagtggaaaacatatttaattttaagattaaataaGTCTTAGTTTTAAAAATGGACCCCTATGACCCTTATGATCCttatgttttgtggtccatggtcacatattaatttattaaattacttattttaataattaacaatgTGGAATATTCTTTTTTAGGTAGTACAATTCCAAGACAAGGCAACAGAGCAGTGCATACGGTAAAAAAGTTACTGATTTGTATCTTAAGTTTGTCAACCCACATGCACAACTCAAATTTGATCTGACTCTGTCTTGCTCATGTCTCTTGGTTAACAGGAAAAGTGTCGTtttaagaagaaaagaaaatgaaacttttGGGTTTGACATCCAGGTAACCTCATTACCCGCCTACCCTCTCTTTCTCATACTcttcttattcttttttttctctattcaTTGAAGCATTACGCGCCTGCCTGAGGGCTTATTATCTGTCAGGGGATAATTGGATTTTGGATGATGAATTGATTGGGTCTTTACTCCCTGTCCGCAGACATGCAGTGTTGAGAAAAGCATCAGTGCAGAGCGGGATTTGGGCTCTTGTGTGTGTTGGGTTAAGGAGAACAGTCTTGCAGAGAGTAGCGGGTTAATGACAGGTGAGTTATCAAGACACCTGTTTACTTCTGCCAAGCACCAGTGTCATTTATACTTACTCATTACTAAAAATCTCATTGTCTCTCACCTCAGGTGATGTTATTATAACAGTCAACTGTGTGCACATTGCTGGATTCACTCATCAGCAGATTAAGGATTTGGTTCAAAAGTCATCCATCTTAACGTAagtcttaacatttttttaatttttaaccttAATGCACATTAATGTACAGttatacagaataaaaataaaaaaaacgctACAGTAAAAACTAGATGATTGGTTCAGTAAATTACTTTACACTATGCggtgtaaaatatataattggtcatatatacatatatacactaccagtcaaaagtttttgaacagtatgatttttaatgttttttaaagaagcctgctcaccaagcctgcacttatttgatccaaaatacagcaaaagcagtaaaattttgaaatagttgtactatttaaaataagtgttttctatttgaatatattttaaaatgtaatttattcctgtgatttcaaagctgaatttttagcatcattactccagtcacatgatccttcagaaatgattctaatatttcgatttgctgctcaaaaacatttattattattatgttgaaaacagcttagtagatttttttttctggtttctttgatgaatagaaagttcagaagaatggcatttatctgaaatagaaatcttttgtaacattataaatgtctttatcttcacttttgattaatttaaagcatccttgctaagtaaaagtattaatttctataatttctttcccagtaatatatatatatatatatattattctgactccaaacttttgaatggtatagtgtataatgttacaaaacctttttattcCAGATAAAATGCTCTTTAGATCTTTTCTATTCCTCAAAGaatctttaaatattgataataataataatataaaatgtgtcttgaacagcaaatcagcatgatttctaaaggatcatgtgacactggagtaatgatgctgaaaaatcagctttgaaatcacaggaataaattacattttaaaatatattcaaaaacaaactgttattttaaatagtaaaactaatTCAGAagttcactgtttttgctgtatttgggatcaaataaatgcatttttttttttacaattttattctgtaatgtaaaatattttgcatatattttaaaatctacattttcaactaaaatcaacaaaatcgcattagattatatttattatagattatatttattatttaaacaggtttaaaatgattaatataatttaattctgtatataatgtaaaatgttttgtatgcATGGTAAAATCCACATATTTAAAATTGCAGAAGATTTAACAAATCAGCATGTACTTTGACagtaaaacactgttttatctatctatcagtcagattattttaaagtcatttttaacaataaaaaaatactttaataaagtagtagtattgttattaaataataatctcAGTGAACCAGTCAAAACCCTTTCTAACCCTAGTTTTTGTTGTAATGGGCTGCTTGAtctgaatataatttttgtcTTGTCTTTTGTTGACTGTAGGATGGAGATTATGAGAGCTGCTACTGAAAAGCAAAGACAATTGCTTTGCAAGCTTTATCTCCTGCAGGTGATTTTCttcaaaattttacaatttcttATTAACATCAGTCCCATTTTGTACTTGTACTCTAATTATCTTTATAACAATGCATAGTCATTCCTTTCCTCACTTGTGCGTCACTTGTGTATCAGTAATTTACGGTAATGTTGTTGTATTGGGTAACTGTGAATGGTGAACAAAACAGGTTTCCTCATGCTTAAcaggtttttttctttctctgtgttTCCCCCTCACACCACACTACAGCAACAGTTTACAGAGAAATGCGAAGAGCTTCAGACACTCATCGCAGAGGAAGCGCGTCTGACAAGAGGTGTGTGTTAAAGTGTGTTCGTGTGTAAGTCTAAGACAGAGAGATGTGGGTATAAACTACCCACAAGAGAAACGCATGATTTCCCCATAAAGCCACGCTCTGCCCTCAGGATGCCAACAAAAGCATCAGAAGAtatctgcatgtgtgtgtgtgtgtgtttgtgtgggcgGCATGTGAAGAGTGTGCGTGCTTATAtgtaaaaattctgctttgacaGGAAGATACTCTGCTGACAATTGTCGATATCATTCTGATGCAAAACTTCAGCaagtttacactgtaaaaaatgatttgtcaGGTCACGTGTGTCATATAGAAACAACTAATTAAAAGAGGGTTTTCACAGtcatgccatagaagaaccatttttggctccccaaacagttcttaaaagaaccattcttccatagtgtgaagaacatttaaaggagaagtccactttcagaacaacaatttacaaataatttactcacccccttgtcatccaagatgttcatgtcttttcttcatgactgaagacaaagagatgaacatcttggaggacaagggggtgactaaattatttgtgaattgttgttctggaagtgaacttctcctttaataagatAAAGGACCTTTtgccactataaagaaccttgtggttccatggatgttaaaggttcctCATGGAACCATAGATGACAatgaaatacacttttaaaaataaaggttccaaaagggtgtttttgcagtgatgccatagaagaacctttattGGTTCTCTAAAGaatctttcagtgaacagttcttaaaagaaccattttgaaggacattttaaaaatctaaagaacctttttctgcatttgaaaagttccatggatgttcaaggttcttcggtgccaataaagaacctttactTTTAAGAGTGAACATCAGCAGTAACTTTTAAGGGATCGGCTGGTCAGAACTTACAGGaattacatacattaaaaagtattacataGAATAGCATAATACTTTAGAATAGATAACagtaatttgtaataaaaaataaatagatctTTTCTGAGAAGCTATTGCTATTCATTTCAGTTATCTTCTACTGTGTTCACACAAACACTTTAGTGCCAGTAAATTACAACAATCTGTTCCTGTTTTCAGGTGCTGTGGAAAACATCCAGATGCCTTCTGTCCTTCCTACAGAATCCTCTGCTACCCTTTAGTGACAGTATGGAGAGAGAGTTTTGTTTCACTTCCAAtacaatcaaacacacctaatcATGGTTCTGGGCTTCAGTAGAAAATTACAGGCTAGAGCATTAGTAGGGCTGAAACTAAGCTCTGTGGTAAAGTAGGTTGGGCACCCTGTGCTCCTTAACCATTCTAAACGTACGCCAGTAAAACAAATCCTGGCTATATGGTCAAGAGACCCCATTAGAGACTCTGTTAAGATAGGATTCTAtagtttctgtatttttaaactcaGTGTTATATCATGGTTTGAATTAGTGAATGAAaagctaaaaatgtaaagtataaaatgtaattatttaactatttaattatactgtatttgtttatttgcactattaatttgtttttatttatatttaatctcATCTATATTTTGTCTACatgtgttttgtgtatttatatacaaagtgctctaatatttattaattttcatatttaaaaaaatgtctctttaataaacttttacaaCAAACTGATGTTTTGAAGCTGGTTCTGCTTTTTGATTCGTGCTGATTGTGGTTTGGATAAGCTGATTCGTCTGCCATTTGCTTCTGCTGAACATGTAGGTTTCCCAGATATCATCTCAGTCAGTGGTAAAACACCAGATGCAGTTCTCATTCACCACACAGATCTTAACTCTGGCAGGAAATGACACGTCACTGACGGTACATCCCGTGTCAAAGACCAAACCTAGCATTCTCATCACTTTTAGAAGACTTGACTGAGAGTTTAATTGATGTCACATTCTGTGTTCGACCTCATTTTTATCTTCTTTAAACACTTTGTAGAATATCTTTACAGTATGTACTGAATAGCAATCgtatgtgagcctggaccacaaaaccagtcttagcatgggtatatttgtagcaataaccaaaatcattaggatattaagtaaagatcatgttccatgaagatattttgtaaatttcctaccatcaatacatcaatggaaagcttatctattctttatttatttactaaatgactggttttatgactggttttgtggtccagggtcacatataaagcTCAACCAAACTGATGTAAACACAATTTCTTAAATAAACCAAGAAATGGTTATCCAATCACAGGTTAATACTTAAAGCTGTTGAAGCCTTGCTCATTATGTTTAAGATTTgaaaatatagttattttgtTTCAACAAGGAGATTACTTTAGTTTAAAATTACACTAAATGGTGTTTAACTTAAGAGTGTTGCTTTCTTGGCACACTAAAGTAAGACTTATATATGATTGTTATATgtcatttcataattacttccaGTGGTTTATTGACATAGGCCTATTGTAAAGGTGTACTGCTGAATGTACCAACaagtttacagtaaaataaaacacatacatttatataattatgtaatttctaTTGAAACATGTATAGCATTcattcaaatatatttgtaatgaatgaaaatgtggTACTTTAGatgttataaaataacaaataacactATATAGTTATAACTGagtactttacatgtgctttagtgTGTCAGTCAAGACATCAAAGTAAGTGTTCTCCTTGAAAGCACAACAAAAGATCATTAAAACAACGATTTAACTTTTCATTTTGCTTCATTACGATGTTATTACATCTGCGAAATATTTGAATACCCTCAGAAAGAAGCTCAGAAAGGAGCCATTTTCAAGCTGGATGTCCTGTTTTTACAAACGTCTTGTTATTCAAGACATCAAAGTAAGTGTGCTCCTTGAGCACAATGAAAGAtcattaaaacataatgatttaacatttgtgaccctggaccacaaaaccagccttaagtcactggggtttatttgtagcaatagccaaaaatacattgtatgggtcaaaactattgatttttcttttatggcaaaaatcattaggaaattaagttaagatcatgttccattaacttaatttttgatcagtcaCATACAATGTTAAGAACAtcatttgaagaactttaaaggcaattttctcaatatatatatatttttttttgcaccctcagattattttaaatagttgtatctcggccaaatattgtcctatcctaacaaactatatatcaatgaaaagcttatttatcccgCTTTcgtatgatgtataaatctcaacttTGAAAAAacgacccttatgactggttttgtgatccagggtcacatttaattttgc from Labeo rohita strain BAU-BD-2019 chromosome 6, IGBB_LRoh.1.0, whole genome shotgun sequence carries:
- the si:dkey-276j7.2 gene encoding cytohesin-interacting protein — translated: MSAHTLKMTASVQYLRKLLGKSSCATNNLLNTGHKTQKNTTDYKTIRNKDGKSHKRNVVQFQDKATEQCIRKSVVLRRKENETFGFDIQTCSVEKSISAERDLGSCVCWVKENSLAESSGLMTGDVIITVNCVHIAGFTHQQIKDLVQKSSILTMEIMRAATEKQRQLLCKLYLLQQQFTEKCEELQTLIAEEARLTRGAVENIQMPSVLPTESSATL